A portion of the Musa acuminata AAA Group cultivar baxijiao chromosome BXJ1-1, Cavendish_Baxijiao_AAA, whole genome shotgun sequence genome contains these proteins:
- the LOC135587256 gene encoding GDSL esterase/lipase At2g31550-like, whose product MEKRIVFAATFILSVIVSLARPLAAAGGLNITAVFAFGDSTLDTGNNNHLHTLFRADHVPYGRDLPNHRPSGRFSDGRLITDFLVSDLGLKKFLPPYSASNRLYLSEMATGVSFASGGSGLDDLTAQLAQVMTMEQELRDFKEFSKRLRQAMGNQKADEIIRNALFVIGIGSNDWIMNYYLFPIRRHEYSKAAYSRILIGKLRSFVEELYSEGGRRFAISGLAPLGCLPIQITQAAMVPIYHTPQRRCVPGQNQDAVAYNSLLRASISNMSSSLLQARFLYVDAYNSLMHMIKNPKEYGFEVTTLGCCGRGTVEMGPLCNKLTTVCSSPSTFMFWDSVHPSETTYRHLAERLRRDVLSSL is encoded by the exons ATGGAGAAGAGAATTGTGTTCGCCGCCACCTTCATCCTCTCCGTCATCGTCTCCCTCGCGCGCCCTCTCGCCGCCGCGGGTGGCCTCAACATCACGGCGGTCTTCGCGTTCGGCGATTCCACCCTGGACACCGGCAACAACAACCATCTTCACACCCTATTCCGCGCTGACCACGTCCCCTACGGCCGCGATCTCCCGAACCACCGCCCCTCGGGGAGGTTCTCCGACGGTAGGCTGATCACCGACTTCCTCGTCTCCGACCTGGGCCTCAAGAAGTTTCTTCCCCCCTACTCCGCCTCCAACCGCCTCTACCTCTCCGAGATGGCCACCGGCGTCAGCTTCGCCTCCGGGGGCTCCGGCCTCGACGACCTCACCGCCCAGCTGGCGCAGGTAATGACCATGGAGCAGGAGCTGCGCGACTTCAAGGAGTTCTCGAAGAGGCTGAGACAGGCGATGGGAAATCAGAAGGCAGACGAGATCATCCGCAACGCGTTGTTCGTCATCGGGATTGGTTCCAACGACTGGATAATGAACTACTACTTGTTCCCCATCAGACGCCACGAGTATTCCAAGGCGGCTTACAGTCGTATCCTCATCGGCAAGCTTCGTTCCTTCGTCGAG GAGCTGTACAGCGAAGGCGGGCGAAGGTTCGCGATCTCCGGCCTTGCACCACTCGGATGCCTCCCCATACAGATCACCCAGGCGGCGATGGTGCCGATCTACCACACGCCACAGCGGAGATGCGTGCCCGGCCAAAACCAAGACGCCGTCGCCTACAACTCCCTCCTCCGGGCCTCCATCAGCAACATGAGCTCTTCCCTCCTCCAAGCTCGATTCCTATACGTCGACGCGTACAATTCACTGATGCACATGATCAAGAACCCCAAAGAATACG GGTTTGAGGTGACCACGTTGGGGTGCTGCGGAAGAGGCACAGTGGAGATGGGTCCGCTGTGCAATAAATTGACGACTGTGTGCTCCTCACCGTCCACCTTTATGTTTTGGGACTCCGTTCATCCATCGGAGACAACATACAGGCATCTCGCAGAGAGACTTAGGAGGGATGTGCTGTCAAGTCTCTGA
- the LOC103974812 gene encoding protein FAR1-RELATED SEQUENCE 4 isoform X2, translating into MVLISEITEEAPKAEGDGPPDPKVEQSDDAEPTLAAAETTAQDTNPIELEQTQPQPPTPTQEPLPLSEQQEQSPLPQDTPPEPSESNPPSPPPPSSSSAPPDDSQLAAPAPPLSAPVKVPYNEYALRVAYIMRSYLHMRPGSATAHAPAASAADGEDRCRATMEVTRRENGRWGVSKIELEHTHPLDPPPDPAGTLAAGGLVPVVGMEFDSISAAKQYYSAYSEKMGFQSKMGSGKRSRGTRLLIMQRFSCSKGHFPTYNNAAENSMKKRKRGTYKKRTEKEAEEAKKDGNAVEVIQLESSTDKEGMAVDEHRGEVQSGRPETSDAGKTPSSSVNEKGKGKDVGKVPLVSNPGQSRLLRELGIRVSRYTHEERRNIIHKYMQKRSGRQAVDRSIKIPSRQALAERRQRGVGGKFLSREETQTMNRQEETIEEEPELPAEVVANAGGVPIVGMVFENEDKAYDYYIKYAGSIGFSVRKGWWDKSARNVTRSRVYVCSREGFRPKNEARRPRAETRTGCPARMAIKLTSSGKYRITEFVPDHNHQLAAPLDMQMLSSKKLLTKVQPVGRQNASIIPAGYKNYLRAKRSRDVQLGDTGALLEYFQRMKGDNPSFYYAIQVDEYDQMTNVFWADAKSMIDYHYFGDVVCFDTSYKVNDYGRPFALFIGVNHHKQTVIFAAAFLYDETVESYKWLFESFKTAMCGKQPKTIFTDRCSAISDAIAAAWPGTVQRLCIEQIYQNATKQLANVFESLETFAHDFSQCIYDFEDEDEFLLAWNLMLEKYNLKDNEWLTKLYEERENWSSAYGRQTFSADIKSTLRVESLSSLLKEHLNLEKDLRHFLDIYEMLLEERRYAELQADYNANQGTPRIPPLRLLWQASSAYTPAVFEIFRREFELFLDCMVYSGGEVGSLSEYQVTVKEKSKVHYVRFDSSDGSVICSCSKFEFVGIQCCHVLKVLDFRNIKELPPQFILKRWRKDAKAGSLSESHGVTLDSDPKSSVSKRYGSLCRVLFKLAARAAENEEAFRLMVNHSDQLLEQVEQILQSKLLEKPSVSGTSKGQPHNLIDSVNPGQDNGNETQKPSGKKKNNGGTRRRQQNEVEVNKRQKARKGPSDEAEVAIRDSESHIPPTSMPSQPGNPSNQFLAPNQFMQFGLGAVQGFHPMTQFGQDSSAQTLPPQPFPSSSHFTQGFPTPDLQALQFIGSNAQLDHQSSDQGQCAIPVWDFL; encoded by the exons ATGGTGCTCATCTCCGAGATCACCGAAGAAGCCCCCAAGGCTGAAGGTGACGGGCCCCCCGATCCCAAGGTGGAACAATCGGACGATGCAGAGCCTACCTTGGCCGCCGCTGAGACCACTGCCCAGGACACCAACCCCATCGAGTTGGAACAGACGCAACCGCAGCCCCCGACTCCGACCCAGGAGCCGCTCCCCTTGTCAGAGCAGCAGGAGCAGTCGCCCCTGCCCCAGGATACGCCCCCTGAGCCGTCAGAGAGTAACCCTCCTTCTCCGCCTCCCCCCTCATCGAGCTCCGCGCCGCCGGACGACTCCCAGCTCGCGGCTCCGGCCCCTCCTCTGTCCGCCCCTGTCAAGGTCCCCTATAACGAGTATGCCCTGCGCGTCGCCTACATCATGCGCAGCTACCTCCACATGCGCcccggcagtgccaccgcccacgcCCCTGCTGCCTCTGCTGCTGATGGGGAGGACCGCTGCAGAGCGACGATGGAGGTGACGCGGAGGGAGAACGGGCGGTGGGGGGTGTCAAAGATAGAGCTGGAACATACCCACCCGCTTGACCCACCGCCGGACCCCGCTGGGACTCTCGCCGCCGGCGGGCTGGTCCCGGTGGTGGGCATGGAGTTTGACTCCATCTCAGCTGCAAAGCAGTACTACAGTGCTTACAGTGAGAAGATGGGGTTCCAGTCCAAGATGGGCTCAGGGAAGCGGTCAAGGGGTACCCGgctcttgatcatgcagaggttctCATGCTCTAAGGGGCACTTCCCCACCTACAATAATGCCGCTGAGAATTcaatgaagaagaggaagcgtgGGACTTATAAGAAAAGAACTGAGAAGGAAGCAGAAGAAGCCAAGAAAGATGGCAATGCGGTGGAAGTGATTCAGCTTGAGAGCTCAACGGATAAAGAAGGCATGGCAGTTGATGAGCATAGAGGGGAGGTCCAAAGTGGTCGGCCTGAAACTTCAGATGCAGGAAAGACTCCGTCTAGTTCTGTAAATGAGAAAGGGAAAGGGAAGGATGTTGGAAAGGTACCACTGGTATCGAATCCAGGACAATCACGGTTATTGAGAGAGCTTGGGATAAGAGTGTCACGCTACACACATGAGGAAAGGAGGAATATAATACACAAGTACATGCAAAAAAGGAGTGGTAGGCAAGCAGTGGACAGATCCATTAAG ATACCCTCCCGGCAAGCGCTCGCAGAAAGAAGGCAGCGAGGTGTTGGAGGGAAGTTTCTTAGTAGAGAAGAAACACAG accatgaATAGACAGGAAGAAACAATAGAAGAAGAGCCAGAGTTGCCTGCAGAAGTAGTTGCAAATGCTGGAGGAGTGCCTATTGTGGGTATGGTGTTTGAAAATGAGGATAAGGCATATGATTATTACATCAAGTATGCTGGAAGTATAGGTTTTAGTGTCCGTAAAGGCTGGTGGGATAAATCTGCCAGAAATGTTACTAGATCACGGGTTTATGTATGTTCTAGAGAGGGATTTCGACCGAAGAATGAGGCAAGGAGACCACGAGCAGAAACAAGAACTGGTTGCCCTGCTCGTATGGCTATAAAACTGACATCCAGTGGTAAATATCGTATAACAGAATTTGTACCAGATCATAATCATCAGCTTGCAGCTCCCCTAGACATGCAGATGTTAAGTTCGAAAAAACTGTTAACTAAGGTCCAACCTGTAGGCCGTCAGAATGCTAGTATAATACCTGCTGGATATAAGAATTACCTCCGAGCAAAACGTTCTAGGGATGTGCAGTTAGGTGATACAGGAGCCTTGTTGGAATACTTTCAGAGGATGAAAGGTGATAATCCTTCATTTTACTATGCCATCCAGGTTGATGAATATGATCAAATGACTAATGTCTTCTGGGCTGATGCAAAATCCATGATCGATTATCACTATTTTGGTGATGTTGTGTGTTTTGACACATCCTATAAAGTCAACGATTATGGCCggccatttgctttgtttattggtGTGAATCATCACAAACAAACCGTCATATTTGCTGCTGCATTTCTCTATGATGAAACTGTAGAATCTTATAAATGGCTGTTTGAGTCTTTTAAGACAGCAATGTGCGGAAAACAACCAAAAACAATTTTCACTGATCGATGCTCAGCTATAAGTGATGCAATAGCTGCTGCATGGCCGGGTACAGTTCAACGTCTTTGTATAGAGCAAATATACCAAAATGCCACTAAGCAACTAGCCAATGTCTTTGAAAGCTTGGAAACCTTTGCTCATGATTTCAGCCAATGTATCTATGACTTTGAGGATGAAGATGAGTTTCTTTTGGCGTGGAATCTGATGTTGGAGAAGTATAATCTTAAGGATAATGAGTGGTTGACTAAACTGTATGAAGAACGGGAAAATTGGTCCTCTGCATATGGCCGGCAAACATTTTCTGCTGATATAAAAAGTACATTACGAGTGGAAAGCTTGAGTAGTTTGCTTAAGGAGCACCTGAACTTGGAAAAAGATCTAAGACACTTTCTGGATATATATGAGATGCTATTGGAGGAACGAAGAtatgcagagctccaagctgattaTAATGCAAATCAAGGTACTCCAAGAATACCTCCTTTGCGGCTACTCTGGCAAGCTTCAAGTGCATATACGCCTGCTGTCTTTGAAATTTTCAGAAGAGAGTTTGAATTGTTCCTGGATTGTATGGTTTACAGCGGTGGTGAAGTTGGAAGCTTATCTGAATATCAGGTCACTGTCAAGGAGAAAAGTAAAGTGCACTATGTCAGATTTGATTCATCGGATGGTTCAGTCATTTGTAGTTGTAGTAAGTTTGAATTTGTTGGGATTCAGTGTTGTCATGTATTAAAAGTACTAGACTTTAGAAATATTAAAGAACTTCCTCCACAATTCATCTTAAAGAGGTGGAGAAAAGATGCTAAGGCTGGGAGCTTAAGTGAGAGTCATGGTGTAACATTGGACAGTGACCCCAAGTCATCTGTATCGAAGCGTTATGGCTCTCTTTGTCGTGTCTTGTTCAAACTTGCAGCAAGGGCTGCTGAAAATGAGGAAGCTTTCAGGTTAATGGTCAACCATTCTGATCAGCTTCTTGAACAAGTAGAGCAGATTTTGCAGTCAAAACTTCTTGAGAAGCCATCTGTCAGTGGCACATCAAAAGGTCAACCTCATAATCTGATTGATAGTGTAAACCCAGGCCAAGACAATGGTAACGAAACTCAAAAGCCTAGTGGGAAAAAGAAGAACAACGGAGGTACACGTCGTAGGCAACAAAATGAGGTGGAGGTTAACAAACGGCAAAAGGCAAGAAAAG GACCATCCGATGAGGCAGAAGTTGCAATTAGAGACAGTGAATCTCATATACCTCCAACCAGTATGCCTTCTCAACCTGGGAATCCCTCGAACCAATTCCTTGCGCCTAATCAATTTATGCAG TTTGGACTTGGTGCTGTGCAAGGGTTTCATCCCATGACCCAATTTGGTCAG GATTCTTCAGCACAAACGTTGCCACCACAGCCATTTCCCAGTAGCTCCCACTTCACCCAG GGTTTTCCGACACCAGACCTGCAAGCCCTGCAGTTCATCGGCAGCAATGCCCAGCTCGACCACCAAAGCAGCGATCAAGGTCAATGTGCTATTCCAGTCTGGGATTTCTTGTGA
- the LOC103974812 gene encoding protein FAR1-RELATED SEQUENCE 4 isoform X1 — MVLISEITEEAPKAEGDGPPDPKVEQSDDAEPTLAAAETTAQDTNPIELEQTQPQPPTPTQEPLPLSEQQEQSPLPQDTPPEPSESNPPSPPPPSSSSAPPDDSQLAAPAPPLSAPVKVPYNEYALRVAYIMRSYLHMRPGSATAHAPAASAADGEDRCRATMEVTRRENGRWGVSKIELEHTHPLDPPPDPAGTLAAGGLVPVVGMEFDSISAAKQYYSAYSEKMGFQSKMGSGKRSRGTRLLIMQRFSCSKGHFPTYNNAAENSMKKRKRGTYKKRTEKEAEEAKKDGNAVEVIQLESSTDKEGMAVDEHRGEVQSGRPETSDAGKTPSSSVNEKGKGKDVGKVPLVSNPGQSRLLRELGIRVSRYTHEERRNIIHKYMQKRSGRQAVDRSIKIPSRQALAERRQRGVGGKFLSREETQTMNRQEETIEEEPELPAEVVANAGGVPIVGMVFENEDKAYDYYIKYAGSIGFSVRKGWWDKSARNVTRSRVYVCSREGFRPKNEARRPRAETRTGCPARMAIKLTSSGKYRITEFVPDHNHQLAAPLDMQMLSSKKLLTKVQPVGRQNASIIPAGYKNYLRAKRSRDVQLGDTGALLEYFQRMKGDNPSFYYAIQVDEYDQMTNVFWADAKSMIDYHYFGDVVCFDTSYKVNDYGRPFALFIGVNHHKQTVIFAAAFLYDETVESYKWLFESFKTAMCGKQPKTIFTDRCSAISDAIAAAWPGTVQRLCIEQIYQNATKQLANVFESLETFAHDFSQCIYDFEDEDEFLLAWNLMLEKYNLKDNEWLTKLYEERENWSSAYGRQTFSADIKSTLRVESLSSLLKEHLNLEKDLRHFLDIYEMLLEERRYAELQADYNANQGTPRIPPLRLLWQASSAYTPAVFEIFRREFELFLDCMVYSGGEVGSLSEYQVTVKEKSKVHYVRFDSSDGSVICSCSKFEFVGIQCCHVLKVLDFRNIKELPPQFILKRWRKDAKAGSLSESHGVTLDSDPKSSVSKRYGSLCRVLFKLAARAAENEEAFRLMVNHSDQLLEQVEQILQSKLLEKPSVSGTSKGQPHNLIDSVNPGQDNGNETQKPSGKKKNNGGTRRRQQNEVEVNKRQKARKGPSDEAEVAIRDSESHIPPTSMPSQPGNPSNQFLAPNQFMQGPFVTSHQFGLGAVQGFHPMTQFGQDSSAQTLPPQPFPSSSHFTQGFPTPDLQALQFIGSNAQLDHQSSDQGQCAIPVWDFL; from the exons ATGGTGCTCATCTCCGAGATCACCGAAGAAGCCCCCAAGGCTGAAGGTGACGGGCCCCCCGATCCCAAGGTGGAACAATCGGACGATGCAGAGCCTACCTTGGCCGCCGCTGAGACCACTGCCCAGGACACCAACCCCATCGAGTTGGAACAGACGCAACCGCAGCCCCCGACTCCGACCCAGGAGCCGCTCCCCTTGTCAGAGCAGCAGGAGCAGTCGCCCCTGCCCCAGGATACGCCCCCTGAGCCGTCAGAGAGTAACCCTCCTTCTCCGCCTCCCCCCTCATCGAGCTCCGCGCCGCCGGACGACTCCCAGCTCGCGGCTCCGGCCCCTCCTCTGTCCGCCCCTGTCAAGGTCCCCTATAACGAGTATGCCCTGCGCGTCGCCTACATCATGCGCAGCTACCTCCACATGCGCcccggcagtgccaccgcccacgcCCCTGCTGCCTCTGCTGCTGATGGGGAGGACCGCTGCAGAGCGACGATGGAGGTGACGCGGAGGGAGAACGGGCGGTGGGGGGTGTCAAAGATAGAGCTGGAACATACCCACCCGCTTGACCCACCGCCGGACCCCGCTGGGACTCTCGCCGCCGGCGGGCTGGTCCCGGTGGTGGGCATGGAGTTTGACTCCATCTCAGCTGCAAAGCAGTACTACAGTGCTTACAGTGAGAAGATGGGGTTCCAGTCCAAGATGGGCTCAGGGAAGCGGTCAAGGGGTACCCGgctcttgatcatgcagaggttctCATGCTCTAAGGGGCACTTCCCCACCTACAATAATGCCGCTGAGAATTcaatgaagaagaggaagcgtgGGACTTATAAGAAAAGAACTGAGAAGGAAGCAGAAGAAGCCAAGAAAGATGGCAATGCGGTGGAAGTGATTCAGCTTGAGAGCTCAACGGATAAAGAAGGCATGGCAGTTGATGAGCATAGAGGGGAGGTCCAAAGTGGTCGGCCTGAAACTTCAGATGCAGGAAAGACTCCGTCTAGTTCTGTAAATGAGAAAGGGAAAGGGAAGGATGTTGGAAAGGTACCACTGGTATCGAATCCAGGACAATCACGGTTATTGAGAGAGCTTGGGATAAGAGTGTCACGCTACACACATGAGGAAAGGAGGAATATAATACACAAGTACATGCAAAAAAGGAGTGGTAGGCAAGCAGTGGACAGATCCATTAAG ATACCCTCCCGGCAAGCGCTCGCAGAAAGAAGGCAGCGAGGTGTTGGAGGGAAGTTTCTTAGTAGAGAAGAAACACAG accatgaATAGACAGGAAGAAACAATAGAAGAAGAGCCAGAGTTGCCTGCAGAAGTAGTTGCAAATGCTGGAGGAGTGCCTATTGTGGGTATGGTGTTTGAAAATGAGGATAAGGCATATGATTATTACATCAAGTATGCTGGAAGTATAGGTTTTAGTGTCCGTAAAGGCTGGTGGGATAAATCTGCCAGAAATGTTACTAGATCACGGGTTTATGTATGTTCTAGAGAGGGATTTCGACCGAAGAATGAGGCAAGGAGACCACGAGCAGAAACAAGAACTGGTTGCCCTGCTCGTATGGCTATAAAACTGACATCCAGTGGTAAATATCGTATAACAGAATTTGTACCAGATCATAATCATCAGCTTGCAGCTCCCCTAGACATGCAGATGTTAAGTTCGAAAAAACTGTTAACTAAGGTCCAACCTGTAGGCCGTCAGAATGCTAGTATAATACCTGCTGGATATAAGAATTACCTCCGAGCAAAACGTTCTAGGGATGTGCAGTTAGGTGATACAGGAGCCTTGTTGGAATACTTTCAGAGGATGAAAGGTGATAATCCTTCATTTTACTATGCCATCCAGGTTGATGAATATGATCAAATGACTAATGTCTTCTGGGCTGATGCAAAATCCATGATCGATTATCACTATTTTGGTGATGTTGTGTGTTTTGACACATCCTATAAAGTCAACGATTATGGCCggccatttgctttgtttattggtGTGAATCATCACAAACAAACCGTCATATTTGCTGCTGCATTTCTCTATGATGAAACTGTAGAATCTTATAAATGGCTGTTTGAGTCTTTTAAGACAGCAATGTGCGGAAAACAACCAAAAACAATTTTCACTGATCGATGCTCAGCTATAAGTGATGCAATAGCTGCTGCATGGCCGGGTACAGTTCAACGTCTTTGTATAGAGCAAATATACCAAAATGCCACTAAGCAACTAGCCAATGTCTTTGAAAGCTTGGAAACCTTTGCTCATGATTTCAGCCAATGTATCTATGACTTTGAGGATGAAGATGAGTTTCTTTTGGCGTGGAATCTGATGTTGGAGAAGTATAATCTTAAGGATAATGAGTGGTTGACTAAACTGTATGAAGAACGGGAAAATTGGTCCTCTGCATATGGCCGGCAAACATTTTCTGCTGATATAAAAAGTACATTACGAGTGGAAAGCTTGAGTAGTTTGCTTAAGGAGCACCTGAACTTGGAAAAAGATCTAAGACACTTTCTGGATATATATGAGATGCTATTGGAGGAACGAAGAtatgcagagctccaagctgattaTAATGCAAATCAAGGTACTCCAAGAATACCTCCTTTGCGGCTACTCTGGCAAGCTTCAAGTGCATATACGCCTGCTGTCTTTGAAATTTTCAGAAGAGAGTTTGAATTGTTCCTGGATTGTATGGTTTACAGCGGTGGTGAAGTTGGAAGCTTATCTGAATATCAGGTCACTGTCAAGGAGAAAAGTAAAGTGCACTATGTCAGATTTGATTCATCGGATGGTTCAGTCATTTGTAGTTGTAGTAAGTTTGAATTTGTTGGGATTCAGTGTTGTCATGTATTAAAAGTACTAGACTTTAGAAATATTAAAGAACTTCCTCCACAATTCATCTTAAAGAGGTGGAGAAAAGATGCTAAGGCTGGGAGCTTAAGTGAGAGTCATGGTGTAACATTGGACAGTGACCCCAAGTCATCTGTATCGAAGCGTTATGGCTCTCTTTGTCGTGTCTTGTTCAAACTTGCAGCAAGGGCTGCTGAAAATGAGGAAGCTTTCAGGTTAATGGTCAACCATTCTGATCAGCTTCTTGAACAAGTAGAGCAGATTTTGCAGTCAAAACTTCTTGAGAAGCCATCTGTCAGTGGCACATCAAAAGGTCAACCTCATAATCTGATTGATAGTGTAAACCCAGGCCAAGACAATGGTAACGAAACTCAAAAGCCTAGTGGGAAAAAGAAGAACAACGGAGGTACACGTCGTAGGCAACAAAATGAGGTGGAGGTTAACAAACGGCAAAAGGCAAGAAAAG GACCATCCGATGAGGCAGAAGTTGCAATTAGAGACAGTGAATCTCATATACCTCCAACCAGTATGCCTTCTCAACCTGGGAATCCCTCGAACCAATTCCTTGCGCCTAATCAATTTATGCAG GGTCCTTTTGTAACTTCTCATCAGTTTGGACTTGGTGCTGTGCAAGGGTTTCATCCCATGACCCAATTTGGTCAG GATTCTTCAGCACAAACGTTGCCACCACAGCCATTTCCCAGTAGCTCCCACTTCACCCAG GGTTTTCCGACACCAGACCTGCAAGCCCTGCAGTTCATCGGCAGCAATGCCCAGCTCGACCACCAAAGCAGCGATCAAGGTCAATGTGCTATTCCAGTCTGGGATTTCTTGTGA
- the LOC135676154 gene encoding alkaline ceramidase-like → MEDSGISSFWGPVTSTTELCEENYAHSSYIAEFYNTISNIPCILLALIGLTNALRQRFEKRFSVLHISNMILAIGSMIFHATLQNVLQQSDETPMVWEMLLYLYVLYSPDWHYRSTMPTFLFLYGAAFAGVHSLVRFGIGFKIHYVGLCLLCIPRMYKYYIQTKDVAAKRLAKFYVATIFLGTMCWLFDRIFCKKLSHWYINPQGHAWWHVLMGFNSYFANTFLMFCRAQQLGWEPQVVHLFVLFPYVKIQKPKKQE, encoded by the exons ATGGAAGACTCGGGGATCTCAAGCTTTTGGGGACCTGTTACATCCACTACAGAATTGTGCGAGGAAAACTATGCCCATTCTTCATATATTGCAGAATTTTACAACACCATATCAAACATTCCTTGCATTCTTTTGGCACTTATTGGCCTTACAAATGCCCTAAGGCAAAGGTTTGAGAAAAGATTCAGTGTTCTTCACATTTCCAATATGATACTTGCAATCGGCAGCATGATATTTCATGCCACATTGCAAAATGT ACTACAGCAGAGTGATGAAACACCAATGGTATGGGAGATGCTGCTTTATCTTTATGTTCTCTACTCACCGGACTGGCATTATAGGAGCACTATGCCGACTTTTCTTTTCCTCTATGGTGCTGCTTTTGCTGGTGTTCATTCATTGGTGCGTTTTGGAATAGGATTCAAGATACACTATGTTGGCCTTTGCCTTCTTTGTATTCCTCGGATGTACAAGTATTACATACAAACAAAAGATGTTGCAGCTAAACGGCTAGCCAAGTTCTATGTTGCGACAATTTTTCTTGGGACCATGTGCTGGTTGTTTGACCGGATATTCTGCAAGAAATTATCACATTGGTATATCAACCCTCAGGGTCATGCATGGTGGCATGTGCTTATGGGATTTAATTCATACTTCGCAAACACATTTTTGATGTTCTGTCGTGCCCAGCAGCTGGGTTGGGAACCACAAGTCGTTCACCTTTTTGTCTTATTCCCTTATGTGAAGATTCAAAAACCCAAAAAGCAGGAGTGA